In Mercenaria mercenaria strain notata chromosome 13, MADL_Memer_1, whole genome shotgun sequence, a single window of DNA contains:
- the LOC123527311 gene encoding uncharacterized protein LOC123527311 isoform X2: MNSSSLTVFVWTLLFISSGFVQLFYVDPGDICGGEAYSSIMAEPMDISSDDKSCPICDELLKNGSPTVVIREKGAININRASAQRNSNITVKSGDSVHRDCRRDFIDLRNVKTDNSEYACDSLTTRSSYTTFNFKSNCFFCTHKCNKICSEVHRVEQFNFTATIKELCNIRNDSWGNEVHARLVSVLDLQAAEAIYHQVCNVNFRTFKQVPDRFAKDEKSKKSPGRPQCTELLEGFKDVINYIESNEGAALSVKELVQVMEQTCG; the protein is encoded by the exons ATGAATTCCAGTTCACTGACAGTGTTTGTTTGGACCCTGCTATTTATATCATCTG GATTTGTTCAGTTGTTCTATGTTGATCCAGGTGATATTTGTGGAGGTGAAGCTTACTCCAGCATAATGGCAGAACCAATGGACATATCATCAGAT gaTAAAAGCTGTCCTATCTGCGACGAACTTTTAAAGAATGGATCGCCCACAGTTGTGATACGTGAAAAGGGAGCAATTAACATCAACAGAGCCAGTGCACAGAGAAATTCGAATATAACCGTGAAATCTGGTGATTCAGTTCACAGAGACTGTAGAAGGGATTTTATAGACTTGAGAAATGTAAAGACAGATAATAGTGAATATGCATGTGACTCTTTGACAACAAGATCCAGTTATACAACTTTCAATTTTAAATCTAATTGTTTCTTCTGCACtcacaaatgtaataaaatatgtagtGAAGTCCACAGAGTCGAACAATTTAATTTTACTGCAACTATAAAAGAGTTATGTAATATAAGAAATGACTCGTGGGGTAATGAGGTTCATGCTAGGTTGGTATCAGTCCTTGATTTGCAGGCTGCTGAAGCAATTTACCATCAAGTGTGCAATGTAAACTTTCGTACTTTTAAGCAGGTGCCTGACAGGTTTGCAAAAGATGAAAAAAGCAAGAAATCACCAGGAAGACCACAGTGTACAGAATTGCTGGAAGGATTTAAAGATGTCATTAACTATATCGAAAGCAATGAAGGGGCAGCACTATCAGTCAAAGAATTAGTTCAAGTCATGGAACAGACCTGTGGATAG
- the LOC123527311 gene encoding uncharacterized protein LOC123527311 isoform X1, which produces MTFNTICSQYLSYLRGRYDNTVVVFDGYDQGPSTKDITHYRRSNGGVGTKVKFEYSTPFRSKKEIFLRNQGNKQAFVKLLGEFLRQEGITVMYAPGDADTLIVETAITSADTNVTYVIGEDTDLLVLLINRVADHHTIYFKSDTRQSLTHLRKIWNIKKTRKVLGNNTCRLLPFLHALTGCDTTSRIFGIGKAVALRVLRTNTKFQETGIQFLSSSSKDDIVELGERALAILIDGDPYVRLDALRFRKFAAKVMTSTVFVQVHILPPTSAAAAYHSLRVYLQCRQWMGDSSLRPEDFGWELKDGTYIPIKTDLPPAPENLLNIIRCNCKVNCDTRRCTCRKHGLECSVGCGACRGVSCSNSMTLAEVEAEERAE; this is translated from the coding sequence ATGACATTCAACACAATCTGTAGCCAGTACCTGTCTTACCTGAGGGGACGATATGACAATACAGTCGTTGTGTTCGATGGATATGACCAGGGGCCGTCTACGAAGGACATAACACACTACAGAAGAAGTAACGGAGGTGTTGGTACaaaagtcaaatttgaatatagcaCACCTTTTAGAtctaagaaagaaatatttttgagaaatcaaGGCAACAAACAAGCGTTCGTGAAACTTCTGGGTGAATTCCTTAGGCAAGAAGGAATAACAGTTATGTATGCACCGGGAGATGCAGACACATTGATTGTTGAAACAGCTATAACGTCAGCCGATACTAATGTTACATACGTGATTGGAGAAGACACTGATTTATTGGTTCTTCTTATAAACAGGGTAGCAGATCATCATACAATTTACTTCAAGTCTGATACACGACAATCCTTaacacatttaagaaaaatatggaacattaaaaaaacaaggaaggtCTTGGGTAACAATACGTGTCGTCTATTACCTTTCCTGCATGCTCTGACAGGATGTGACACGACGTCTCGAATTTTTGGTATTGGGAAAGCTGTTGCACTCCGTGTACTCAGAACAAACACCAAGTTTCAAGAGACCGGAATACAGTTCCTAAGCAGCAGTTCAAAAGATGATATCGTGGAGTTAGGCGAAAGAGCCCTTGCTATATTGATCGACGGTGATCCGTATGTCCGTTTAGACGCTTTGCGGTTTCGGAAGTTTGCTGCAAAAGTTATGACAAGCACAGTCTTTGTTCAAGTTCACATATTACCACCAACATCAGCTGCTGCCGCGTATCACAGTCTGCGTGTTTATTTGCAATGCAGGCAATGGATGGGTGACTCTAGTCTTAGACCTGAAGATTTTGGATGGGAACTGAAGGATGGAACATACATACCAATAAAAACAGATCTTCCTCCAGCCCCGGAAAATTTGCTGAACATAATTCGGTGTAACTGCAAGGTCAATTGTGATACTAGAAGATGCACATGTAGAAAACACGGTCTTGAATGTTCAGTTGGTTGTGGAGCATGCAGAGGTGTCAGTTGTTCGAACTCAATGACGCTTGCAGAGGTAGAAGCTGAAGAAAGAGCTGAATAG